In a genomic window of Streptomyces sp. NBC_01142:
- a CDS encoding alpha/beta hydrolase, which produces MILRTTNSKARPMIRKVRTTTALRPLHHRLDPAAVEEIPFRAGDGVRLGLTRIDSGEADRPAVLLLHGHTASSDMFLLPETRNLVDVLLDDGYEPWLLDWRGSCRLPYNETGQKYTYDDVALYDIPEAVAHIRQRIGDRPLFVVAHCIGSLTLSLSMAAGLVPGLAGVVSQGVFLTPKLAGRTSLRMSVAGELLKSRIDHVPVDFRKVGFWSKYTPLFALASRKASCPDPTCQILHNSAWGTGASLFVHEHLSEATHNRLAELLGPAPLWILPHLRRIELARSVVRWHDGDHRYRALPPNALDAASRIDTPVLLLAGSENGLWLDSQKLCHEVLAHRQPQLDVAYTEIPGYGHLDTFLGRGAALDVFGHILDFLGKRR; this is translated from the coding sequence ATGATCCTCAGAACAACGAACTCCAAGGCCAGGCCGATGATCCGCAAGGTCAGGACCACCACGGCCCTGCGCCCGCTCCACCACCGTCTCGACCCGGCGGCCGTCGAGGAGATCCCCTTCCGGGCGGGAGACGGCGTCCGGCTCGGCCTGACCCGCATCGACAGCGGCGAGGCGGACCGGCCCGCCGTGCTGCTCCTGCACGGACACACCGCGTCCTCCGACATGTTCCTGCTGCCCGAGACCCGCAACCTCGTCGACGTCCTCCTCGACGACGGCTACGAACCATGGCTGCTGGACTGGCGGGGGAGCTGCCGACTGCCCTACAACGAGACCGGCCAGAAGTACACCTACGACGACGTCGCCCTGTACGACATCCCCGAGGCCGTCGCCCACATCCGGCAACGCATCGGCGACCGGCCGCTGTTCGTGGTCGCGCACTGCATCGGCTCGCTCACGTTGTCGCTGAGCATGGCGGCGGGGCTGGTGCCGGGACTCGCGGGCGTGGTGTCGCAGGGCGTGTTCCTGACGCCGAAGCTCGCGGGCCGCACCTCGCTTCGGATGTCGGTGGCCGGGGAGCTGCTGAAGTCCCGGATCGATCACGTGCCGGTCGACTTCCGCAAGGTGGGCTTCTGGTCGAAGTACACGCCGCTGTTCGCGCTGGCCTCCCGGAAGGCGAGTTGCCCGGATCCGACCTGTCAGATCCTGCACAACTCGGCGTGGGGCACCGGCGCCTCGCTGTTCGTGCACGAGCACCTCTCCGAGGCCACCCACAACCGGCTCGCGGAGCTGCTCGGCCCCGCGCCGCTGTGGATCCTGCCGCACCTGCGCCGGATCGAGCTGGCCCGCAGCGTGGTGCGCTGGCACGACGGCGACCACCGCTACCGGGCACTGCCGCCCAACGCACTGGACGCGGCCTCCCGCATCGACACCCCCGTCCTGCTGCTCGCGGGCAGCGAGAACGGCCTGTGGCTGGACTCCCAGAAGCTCTGCCACGAGGTGCTCGCCCACCGGCAGCCGCAATTGGACGTGGCGTACACCGAGATTCCCGGCTACGGTCACCTCGATACATTCCTCGGCCGGGGCGCCGCCCTCGACGTGTTCGGGCACATCCTCGACTTCCTCGGCAAGCGGCGGTGA
- a CDS encoding DUF4328 domain-containing protein yields MEYLNPGDPQAIGAYRLLRRLGAGGMGQVYLARSAGGRTVAVKLVHRELAGQAEFRRRFQQEVEAARRVGGQWTAPVLDSDTNAATPWVATGYIAGPSLQDIVADADYGPLPDRSVLILADGLLGALADIHRAGLVHRDLKPSNVLVTLDGPRVIDFGIARALEPVAEAPATRTGAVIGSPGFMSPEQVRGERVGTASDVFCLGAVLAYAMTGRVPFGGIESGIHALLFRIAHEDPDLSALPEGPLLRLITACLAKNPEDRPTVAQLREFTEPYMREQDAGAWLPAELTAHLGRHAARLLDAELAGQPPTVVPGGHVPSVPTGQFGPAYPFPPHPTPGIHGPVPPPVFGPATPPPRPAAGRPALKSPRGLSNALVILLGTGMLVSVIDLNYEAKLVGELADVQSTVELTGSNPSDLLYALQLTWKGTPDAFMGLWFLIMLATVVLWLIWFRRVRINAELFDPQAHRLGRGWALAAWFVPVAHLWVPKQVINDVWTASASPPAPASYATQPQRPTPSRGALHAWWLSFAGSIGLLYVSKAWQPWDEAQNLDEARLLALLSLFEGVLTLASAVLAVVVVQQVTSMQQRRIVATQQHSGGLVGAGGIHTTRR; encoded by the coding sequence ATGGAGTACCTCAATCCGGGCGATCCGCAGGCGATCGGTGCGTACCGGCTGCTGCGCAGACTCGGTGCCGGAGGCATGGGACAGGTCTATCTGGCCCGCTCCGCCGGCGGCCGTACCGTCGCCGTAAAACTGGTGCACAGAGAGCTCGCCGGCCAGGCGGAGTTCCGGCGGCGCTTCCAGCAGGAGGTGGAGGCCGCCCGGCGCGTGGGCGGCCAGTGGACCGCCCCCGTGCTCGACTCCGACACGAACGCCGCCACGCCATGGGTGGCGACCGGCTACATCGCAGGACCGTCGCTCCAGGACATCGTGGCCGACGCCGACTACGGGCCACTGCCCGATCGGTCCGTGCTCATCCTGGCCGACGGACTGCTCGGAGCTCTCGCGGACATCCACCGTGCGGGACTCGTCCATCGTGACCTCAAGCCCTCCAATGTGCTGGTCACCCTCGACGGTCCGCGCGTCATCGACTTCGGGATCGCCCGCGCCCTGGAACCGGTCGCGGAAGCCCCGGCCACCCGCACCGGTGCCGTGATCGGCTCTCCCGGCTTCATGTCACCCGAGCAGGTGCGGGGCGAGCGGGTCGGCACGGCGAGCGATGTGTTCTGCCTCGGCGCGGTCCTCGCGTACGCCATGACCGGGCGGGTGCCGTTCGGCGGCATCGAGAGCGGCATCCACGCGCTGCTCTTCCGTATCGCCCACGAGGATCCGGACCTCTCGGCGCTCCCGGAGGGCCCCCTCCTCCGTCTGATCACCGCCTGTCTCGCCAAGAATCCCGAGGACCGGCCGACGGTCGCGCAACTGCGGGAGTTCACCGAGCCGTACATGCGGGAACAGGACGCGGGCGCATGGCTCCCTGCCGAGCTGACCGCGCATCTGGGGCGCCACGCGGCACGGCTGCTGGACGCCGAACTGGCGGGGCAGCCGCCGACGGTGGTGCCCGGCGGTCACGTACCGAGCGTCCCGACAGGGCAGTTCGGGCCCGCGTACCCGTTCCCGCCCCACCCGACTCCCGGCATCCACGGGCCGGTGCCGCCGCCGGTGTTCGGGCCCGCGACACCGCCGCCGCGGCCGGCGGCCGGCCGGCCGGCGCTGAAGTCGCCCAGGGGCCTGTCCAATGCGCTGGTCATCCTGCTGGGCACCGGAATGCTCGTGTCCGTCATCGACCTCAACTACGAGGCGAAGCTCGTCGGCGAACTGGCCGACGTCCAAAGCACGGTGGAGCTGACCGGATCGAATCCTTCCGACCTGCTCTACGCGCTCCAGTTGACGTGGAAGGGCACCCCGGACGCGTTCATGGGGCTCTGGTTCCTCATCATGCTCGCGACCGTCGTACTGTGGCTCATCTGGTTCCGGCGCGTACGGATCAACGCCGAACTGTTCGACCCACAGGCGCACAGGCTCGGGCGCGGATGGGCACTGGCCGCCTGGTTCGTGCCCGTGGCTCATCTCTGGGTGCCCAAGCAGGTCATCAACGACGTCTGGACCGCCAGCGCATCGCCGCCCGCTCCCGCGTCCTATGCCACCCAGCCCCAGCGGCCGACACCCTCACGCGGCGCACTGCACGCATGGTGGCTGTCGTTCGCCGGGAGCATCGGCCTGCTGTACGTCTCCAAGGCCTGGCAGCCCTGGGACGAGGCCCAGAATCTCGACGAAGCCCGGCTGCTCGCCCTGCTGAGCCTGTTCGAAGGCGTACTGACCCTGGCATCGGCGGTGCTGGCCGTCGTGGTCGTGCAGCAGGTGACGTCGATGCAGCAGCGCCGCATCGTCGCCACCCAACAGCACTCGGGTGGCCTCGTGGGGGCCGGGGGAATTCACACGACGCGCAGGTGA
- a CDS encoding ABC transporter ATP-binding protein, with protein sequence MKQLWRTLRGHRAQFVVILAAEATTGGLEALLHPLLLKALFDQAILTADFHRFLVLGVGYLLLGLTLNLAGYWISWWRKRFENSFVLVLETELLARTLGLDGRKVSEAGNASYVSRIHNDVSEGVLPAVDVCIRIARQTVASVVFLGVLLYLSWQASLILLVIVPPLVLVSNRLAKRIEDNTEPEREAEARYINKLTRTLESFHALRGLPSLLPGTRAANQDALRGFLGITFVNYRLSLKQRTLSDLVMNLSDTASMIIGAFFVFSGRMSFGSFLAFVNSLWRAVSGIFDLINMIPQARRSTAVLKRIQALRDSRGTPYHDEGSLVLVRGARVRYGDGADVSIDDFELRAGEHVLLRGPNGCGKTTLLHIISGTLAPDAGAVTLPPRVASLTTSVNLPPLPVRELVADGRLRASMGLDGLADQLPSELSSGQRQRVGVAALLCEDADVYLADEPFSNLDEKGRDMVLRTLRERTEGRALLVVHHGDEDLDSHFDRVVTLAVATALS encoded by the coding sequence GTGAAGCAGTTGTGGCGCACCCTGCGGGGTCACCGGGCCCAGTTCGTCGTGATTCTCGCCGCCGAGGCGACCACGGGCGGGCTCGAAGCCCTGCTTCACCCGCTGCTGCTCAAGGCCCTGTTCGACCAGGCGATCCTGACCGCGGATTTCCACAGATTCCTCGTCCTCGGCGTCGGCTACCTGCTGCTGGGACTGACCCTCAACCTCGCGGGTTACTGGATCTCCTGGTGGCGCAAGCGGTTCGAGAACTCGTTCGTGCTGGTGCTGGAGACGGAGCTGCTGGCCCGCACGCTCGGTCTGGACGGCCGGAAGGTGTCGGAGGCGGGAAACGCCTCCTACGTCAGCCGTATCCACAACGATGTCTCCGAGGGCGTCCTGCCGGCCGTCGACGTCTGCATCCGCATCGCGAGACAGACGGTCGCGTCGGTCGTCTTCCTCGGCGTGCTGTTGTACCTGTCCTGGCAGGCCAGCCTCATCCTGCTGGTCATCGTGCCGCCGCTGGTGCTCGTGAGCAACCGGCTGGCCAAGCGGATCGAGGACAACACCGAGCCCGAACGCGAGGCGGAGGCGCGGTACATCAACAAGCTGACCCGGACGCTCGAGTCGTTCCACGCGCTCCGCGGTCTGCCGTCGCTGCTGCCCGGCACCCGCGCGGCGAACCAGGACGCGCTGCGCGGATTCCTCGGCATCACCTTCGTCAACTACCGGCTGTCGTTGAAGCAGAGAACCCTCAGCGACCTGGTGATGAACCTGTCGGACACCGCTTCGATGATCATCGGAGCCTTCTTCGTCTTCTCCGGCAGGATGTCGTTCGGCAGCTTTCTCGCCTTCGTGAACTCGCTGTGGCGAGCCGTCAGCGGGATCTTCGACCTCATCAACATGATTCCGCAGGCCCGCCGGAGCACCGCCGTCCTCAAGCGGATCCAGGCTCTGCGCGACTCCCGGGGGACGCCGTACCACGACGAAGGATCCCTGGTGCTGGTCCGCGGAGCCCGGGTCAGGTACGGCGACGGCGCCGACGTGTCGATCGACGACTTCGAGCTGCGCGCCGGCGAGCATGTACTGCTCCGCGGCCCCAACGGCTGCGGAAAGACCACCCTCCTGCACATCATCTCCGGGACGCTCGCCCCCGACGCCGGTGCGGTCACCCTGCCGCCCCGGGTGGCGAGCCTGACCACTTCGGTGAACCTGCCGCCGCTGCCGGTACGCGAACTGGTCGCCGACGGGCGGCTGCGCGCATCGATGGGCCTGGACGGCCTGGCCGATCAGCTGCCCTCCGAGCTGTCGTCCGGGCAACGGCAGCGGGTCGGAGTCGCCGCGCTCCTGTGCGAGGACGCGGACGTGTACCTCGCCGACGAGCCGTTCTCGAACCTCGACGAGAAGGGCAGGGACATGGTGCTCCGGACGCTGCGGGAGCGGACCGAGGGACGCGCCCTCCTTGTCGTGCACCACGGGGACGAGGATCTCGACAGCCACTTCGACCGGGTGGTGACCTTGGCGGTGGCCACCGCACTCTCCTGA
- a CDS encoding thioester reductase domain-containing protein: MHDVNEEASAFGGQRPTGESIERGGAGLSVTDLLAKVMTTAVPQPTGTGTDSAAGATPTQDVDGLAAAIAAAAGSYLPDGHLSPDTDFFDAGGTSVHAVELVAALERELGLEIGLDDVFADARPRSLAQRWLSTTGTTAVPSTTAISGTPAVPATPTRVTTATGTSTRPGALPLSAAGTRPAPAPGTLPVPSPRTPPATIPLPGSSDSAHSVARREDLDQILADLSLADRLPWTGSPEPLPPRRILLTGATGFLGSHMLLDLLRHSDAHVYCLVRAADEEAAVARLGEALQSYQQPWSSEIRRRVTVLPGDIRRPHLGLSDDVWDMLAHELDSVVGVAAAVDFLRGYQSLRQSNVLGALTLAELAATGRPKPLHHISSIAVFNEVGIASMGEDDPLAHVDRLIAGYDQTKWAAEVALRRARDHGLVVTAMRPGGIGGHTRTGAYNPQDLSSGLISAFGRFRTVPAFRYLNAAPVDWVSRVAVGVICEPDAWGYDYNLTGVPNTLDGVVRDMALGGMHVRVQDWDEWRTDALARLEADPVPELAFLTRVLQSPTALKLCEATLQGPAATDERTAAFVEALGLPRAARYDAQAQLKTFERLAGDGLARLPHKDDQPYLWFSETTEGSLGPVGAPADTPCSMALTLSIASMYQLVKERRVDVSGTLMCAAVHPEPLVVERGDVWIRPEEGIPQQHGLRHQLLCYRLWLRDADGGRWWLDGRKYARARRDVWRQTRALSVEIGREGEAAVLAGEVVVPADSYVRDQIDGIKVDPRLTSQEKRAAKLTWLAWFGLEMGRGLLGPFARVAADLLDLRRTPTSSERNR, encoded by the coding sequence ATGCATGACGTGAACGAGGAAGCGTCGGCGTTTGGCGGACAGCGGCCGACCGGCGAGTCGATCGAGCGGGGCGGGGCCGGGCTCAGCGTGACCGACCTGCTGGCCAAGGTCATGACGACCGCCGTGCCCCAGCCGACCGGCACCGGTACGGATTCCGCTGCCGGCGCCACTCCGACCCAGGATGTGGACGGCCTGGCCGCCGCCATCGCCGCCGCGGCGGGCAGCTATCTGCCCGACGGGCACCTGTCGCCCGACACCGATTTCTTCGACGCCGGGGGCACCTCCGTGCACGCCGTGGAACTCGTCGCGGCGCTGGAGCGCGAGCTGGGCCTGGAAATCGGCCTGGACGACGTGTTCGCCGACGCCCGGCCGCGCAGCCTCGCCCAGCGCTGGCTCTCGACCACCGGGACCACGGCCGTCCCGTCGACCACGGCCATTTCAGGAACCCCGGCGGTCCCGGCGACCCCGACCCGGGTGACCACCGCGACCGGCACCTCGACGCGCCCGGGCGCCCTCCCGCTCTCCGCCGCCGGCACCCGCCCGGCCCCGGCGCCGGGCACCCTCCCCGTCCCGTCTCCGCGCACCCCACCGGCGACCATCCCCCTGCCCGGCAGCAGCGACTCCGCCCACTCCGTAGCCCGTCGCGAGGACCTCGACCAGATCCTTGCCGACCTCTCCCTCGCCGACCGCCTGCCCTGGACCGGCTCGCCCGAGCCGCTGCCGCCACGCCGGATCCTGCTGACCGGCGCCACCGGCTTCCTCGGCAGCCACATGCTCCTCGACCTGCTGCGGCACAGCGACGCCCATGTCTACTGCCTGGTCCGTGCAGCCGACGAGGAGGCGGCCGTCGCCCGGCTCGGCGAGGCGCTGCAGAGCTACCAGCAGCCCTGGTCGTCGGAGATCCGCCGCCGGGTGACCGTGCTCCCCGGCGACATCCGGCGCCCGCACCTGGGCCTGTCCGACGATGTGTGGGACATGCTCGCCCACGAGCTGGACAGCGTCGTCGGCGTGGCGGCGGCCGTGGACTTCCTGCGCGGCTACCAGTCGCTGCGGCAGAGCAATGTCCTCGGTGCGCTGACCCTGGCCGAACTGGCGGCGACCGGCCGGCCCAAGCCACTGCACCACATCTCCTCGATCGCGGTCTTCAACGAGGTCGGCATCGCCTCCATGGGCGAGGACGACCCGCTCGCCCACGTCGACCGCCTCATCGCGGGCTACGACCAGACGAAGTGGGCCGCCGAAGTCGCGCTGCGGCGTGCCCGCGACCACGGCCTGGTGGTCACGGCGATGCGCCCGGGCGGCATCGGCGGCCACACCAGGACCGGCGCCTACAACCCCCAGGACCTCAGCAGCGGCCTCATCTCGGCCTTCGGCCGCTTCCGCACCGTGCCCGCCTTCCGCTACCTGAATGCGGCCCCGGTGGACTGGGTGAGCCGGGTCGCGGTCGGCGTCATCTGCGAACCCGACGCCTGGGGCTACGACTACAACCTGACCGGCGTGCCCAACACCCTCGACGGCGTCGTACGGGACATGGCGCTCGGCGGCATGCATGTGCGCGTACAGGACTGGGACGAGTGGCGCACCGACGCCCTGGCCCGCCTGGAGGCCGACCCGGTGCCCGAACTGGCCTTTCTGACACGGGTGTTGCAGAGTCCCACCGCCCTCAAGCTGTGCGAGGCGACGCTGCAGGGCCCGGCGGCCACCGACGAGCGCACCGCCGCGTTCGTCGAGGCGCTCGGGCTTCCGCGCGCGGCCCGCTACGACGCCCAGGCGCAGCTCAAGACGTTCGAGCGGCTCGCCGGTGACGGCCTCGCCCGGCTGCCGCACAAGGACGACCAGCCGTACCTGTGGTTCTCCGAGACGACCGAGGGCAGCCTGGGCCCGGTCGGCGCCCCCGCCGACACCCCCTGCTCGATGGCGCTCACCCTCTCCATCGCGAGCATGTACCAGCTGGTGAAGGAGCGCCGGGTGGATGTCAGCGGCACGCTGATGTGTGCGGCGGTGCACCCCGAGCCGCTGGTCGTGGAGCGCGGCGACGTCTGGATCCGCCCCGAGGAAGGCATCCCGCAGCAGCACGGTCTGCGGCACCAACTCCTGTGCTACCGGCTGTGGTTGCGCGACGCGGACGGCGGGCGCTGGTGGCTGGACGGCCGCAAGTACGCCCGGGCCCGCCGCGACGTGTGGCGGCAGACCCGCGCGCTGAGTGTCGAGATCGGCCGCGAGGGCGAGGCTGCCGTCCTGGCCGGCGAGGTCGTCGTGCCCGCGGACAGCTACGTACGCGACCAGATCGACGGCATCAAGGTCGACCCGCGCCTGACCAGCCAGGAGAAACGGGCCGCCAAACTGACCTGGCTCGCCTGGTTCGGCCTGGAGATGGGCCGCGGCCTGCTCGGCCCCTTCGCCCGGGTCGCCGCGGACCTGCTCGACCTGCGTCGCACCCCGACCTCTTCGGAGCGCAACCGATGA
- a CDS encoding alpha/beta fold hydrolase, translating to MPQLAVDGAALTYDDEGPRDGDGVPLVFIHGWTANRHRWDHQMAHFAPKRRVVRLDLRGHGESSGSGARTIEELAGDVLALLDHLEVHRFVLVGHSMGGMIAQTLALGHPERIERLVLVNSISRMTYSRGRGVLMAASTRVPFKLFVATNIQRAFAPGYPREQIREYIRASSATPREVVMTCYAAMRTFDILDRVGEIRTPTLLVHGYHDIQLPVAQMLRMAKAYPDAVVRIVDAGHELPVEKPAELTAALDRFVTDRA from the coding sequence ATGCCGCAGCTCGCTGTCGACGGCGCAGCACTGACGTACGACGACGAGGGCCCCCGTGACGGTGACGGCGTCCCCCTGGTGTTCATCCACGGCTGGACGGCCAACCGGCACCGCTGGGACCACCAGATGGCTCACTTCGCCCCGAAGCGGCGGGTCGTACGGCTCGACCTGCGCGGGCACGGCGAGAGCAGCGGGTCGGGGGCGCGGACGATCGAAGAGCTGGCCGGGGATGTCCTCGCCCTCCTCGACCACCTGGAGGTCCACCGGTTCGTGCTCGTCGGCCACTCCATGGGCGGCATGATCGCGCAGACCCTCGCCCTGGGCCATCCCGAGCGGATCGAGCGCCTGGTACTGGTGAACTCGATCAGCCGGATGACCTACAGCCGGGGGAGGGGCGTGCTGATGGCGGCGTCCACGCGGGTGCCGTTCAAGCTGTTCGTCGCCACCAACATCCAGCGGGCCTTTGCCCCCGGCTATCCGCGCGAGCAGATCCGCGAGTACATCCGGGCCTCCTCGGCCACGCCGCGGGAGGTGGTCATGACGTGCTACGCCGCCATGCGGACCTTCGACATCCTCGACCGGGTCGGCGAGATCCGCACGCCCACCCTGTTGGTGCACGGCTACCACGACATCCAGCTGCCCGTCGCGCAGATGCTGCGGATGGCGAAGGCCTACCCGGACGCGGTGGTCCGGATCGTGGACGCCGGCCACGAACTGCCGGTGGAGAAGCCGGCCGAACTGACCGCGGCGCTCGACCGGTTCGTGACCGACCGAGCATGA
- a CDS encoding LuxR family transcriptional regulator, whose amino-acid sequence MTMPYDRTTTGHDGHHRRQGELIGRDAEMGQVVTSLAAARSGRGGAVFVTGEPGVGKTRLASEAIAAAAEADMVTAQGRASTVGSVVPYRPLVEALLSLSRAGLLPDRGELGRYGPVLAQLLTDTRDTGVGTTSHIMVAEAVLRLVAVVGRLRGCLLVLDDLHDADAGTLAMVEYLLDNIGQQPAVLLLTAGREPCAATELAARARQRGAAAILDLCPLSRADVHILVATELGIAPAEVSPELVHRMVSGSAGIPFVVKELLHDLTGDARDDSRMLSVPSTVADSVRRRAEKLGRLGVECLSMAALFGQRFPPAVLQHAIGCDHRELSAILRAGVASYLIVPDGSSTQWYAFRYQLAAEALLDDLGPGERAGYARRAARALVDLYPGLPGVWCALAAELHGHAGDPQESIRLYCEAARRAMTEGTVERAVALLTRAHHLVEPGTAPELHATVLEQLLDAVACSARFDQVPALAISLETLGGDHDIPAQRRAGLHARLADVATLMGRPAEALRHLDTARWLLGGRPADAHSALVDLAAAHVELSRFAPDRLSTAAEFARRAADAAQRAGLPAVACKALLVLGQLAWERDEPTAITHFVRACAIAHARRLPVLRVSAEVYLARIAARRDGRLARVEQARQDALRMGVLPLAQETGFVLALDQIQRCEFEGARDRIREGVADATRPRLGRAALSMLWLAEAVRYAHQGRRAEMQEALELLAPLIDTVPGARSMSYGLARAFCSLLEENHDAAEQEFAQALAYDAENPATGEFGKHGIILLLGVLAGRMGRRHYAGIAEASVSGTRWNRQFVGLAHAVLLGREGRSGEATAAAGAALEAAELYPMARHLCLRLVAQSAYEDGWGAPVDWLREAEEYFHGAGLQAVAGACRALLRGMGAPVRQRRTGTEQVPPDLRRCGITVREFEVARLLAERIGNKDIAGRLHISPRTVEKHVASLLQKTGHPNRAAFASATRDLVTASGATVPNAAPAVSFAM is encoded by the coding sequence ATGACCATGCCGTACGACCGCACCACCACGGGCCACGACGGCCATCACCGAAGACAAGGGGAACTCATCGGCCGGGACGCCGAGATGGGGCAGGTCGTGACCTCGCTGGCTGCCGCCCGGTCAGGGCGGGGCGGAGCGGTCTTCGTCACCGGCGAGCCAGGCGTCGGCAAGACCCGGCTCGCTTCCGAGGCCATCGCCGCCGCTGCCGAGGCGGACATGGTCACGGCCCAGGGGCGGGCAAGCACGGTGGGCTCGGTCGTCCCGTACCGACCGCTGGTCGAAGCGCTGCTCTCGCTGTCCCGCGCCGGCCTGCTGCCGGACCGGGGCGAGCTGGGCCGCTACGGGCCGGTTCTTGCCCAACTGCTCACCGACACGCGGGACACGGGTGTCGGTACCACGTCTCACATTATGGTTGCCGAGGCGGTACTGCGCCTGGTCGCCGTCGTCGGACGTCTGCGGGGCTGCCTGCTCGTCCTCGACGACCTGCACGACGCCGACGCCGGGACGCTGGCGATGGTCGAGTACCTGCTGGACAACATCGGGCAACAGCCGGCCGTGCTCCTGCTCACCGCAGGGCGCGAACCCTGCGCGGCGACCGAGCTGGCCGCGCGGGCGCGCCAGCGCGGGGCAGCGGCGATTCTCGACCTGTGCCCCCTCAGCCGCGCCGACGTGCACATCCTCGTCGCGACCGAGCTGGGAATCGCCCCGGCCGAGGTCAGCCCCGAGCTCGTCCACCGCATGGTGAGCGGCAGCGCCGGGATCCCGTTCGTGGTCAAGGAGCTCCTCCACGACCTCACCGGCGACGCTCGCGACGACAGCCGGATGTTGTCCGTCCCCTCCACCGTCGCCGACAGCGTCAGACGCCGGGCCGAGAAGCTCGGCCGGCTCGGCGTGGAATGCTTGAGCATGGCGGCCCTGTTCGGGCAGCGCTTCCCGCCGGCGGTGCTGCAGCACGCAATCGGCTGTGACCACAGGGAACTGTCCGCGATCCTGCGTGCCGGGGTCGCGTCGTACCTGATCGTGCCGGACGGGTCGAGCACGCAGTGGTACGCGTTCCGGTACCAGCTGGCGGCGGAGGCTCTGCTGGACGACCTCGGACCGGGTGAGCGCGCCGGGTACGCACGGCGGGCGGCGCGTGCACTGGTCGACCTGTACCCGGGGCTGCCCGGAGTGTGGTGCGCACTCGCCGCCGAGCTGCACGGGCACGCCGGCGACCCTCAGGAGTCCATCCGCCTGTACTGCGAGGCGGCGAGGCGGGCGATGACCGAGGGCACGGTGGAACGGGCGGTGGCACTGCTGACCCGGGCACACCATCTCGTCGAACCCGGTACCGCACCAGAACTGCACGCCACGGTGCTGGAGCAACTGCTGGACGCCGTCGCCTGCTCGGCCCGATTCGACCAGGTGCCCGCGCTGGCCATCAGCCTGGAAACCTTGGGCGGCGACCACGACATACCGGCCCAGCGCCGGGCCGGGCTTCACGCACGACTGGCCGACGTCGCCACCCTGATGGGGCGGCCGGCGGAAGCCCTCCGGCACCTCGACACCGCCCGCTGGTTGCTCGGGGGCCGCCCGGCCGATGCCCACTCCGCTCTTGTGGACCTTGCCGCGGCGCATGTGGAGCTGAGCCGGTTTGCCCCCGACCGGCTGTCCACCGCCGCCGAGTTCGCGCGCCGGGCGGCGGACGCGGCCCAGCGCGCCGGCCTGCCGGCAGTGGCCTGCAAAGCTCTGCTGGTGCTCGGGCAGCTGGCCTGGGAACGGGACGAGCCGACCGCGATAACACACTTCGTGCGTGCCTGCGCGATCGCCCACGCGCGCCGGCTCCCCGTACTCCGGGTGTCCGCCGAGGTGTACCTGGCAAGGATCGCGGCGCGGCGCGACGGCCGGCTGGCCCGGGTCGAGCAGGCCCGGCAGGACGCCCTGCGGATGGGCGTACTGCCGCTGGCCCAGGAGACAGGCTTCGTCCTCGCACTGGACCAGATCCAGCGCTGCGAGTTCGAGGGAGCCCGGGACCGGATCCGCGAGGGGGTGGCCGATGCGACGCGGCCGAGGCTGGGCCGGGCCGCCCTGTCCATGCTGTGGCTGGCCGAGGCGGTGCGGTACGCCCACCAGGGCCGGCGCGCTGAGATGCAGGAGGCACTGGAGTTACTCGCCCCGCTCATCGATACCGTCCCCGGCGCGCGATCGATGTCGTACGGGCTGGCGCGGGCGTTCTGTTCGCTGCTGGAGGAGAATCACGACGCCGCCGAGCAGGAGTTCGCACAGGCGCTCGCCTACGACGCGGAGAACCCGGCGACCGGCGAGTTCGGCAAGCACGGCATCATCCTGCTGCTGGGGGTGCTGGCCGGGCGCATGGGGCGGCGGCACTACGCCGGTATTGCGGAGGCAAGCGTCAGCGGTACCCGCTGGAACCGCCAGTTCGTCGGCCTGGCGCACGCTGTGCTGCTGGGCCGCGAGGGCCGCTCCGGCGAGGCGACGGCCGCCGCGGGCGCTGCGCTGGAGGCGGCCGAGCTCTACCCCATGGCGCGCCACCTGTGTCTGCGTCTGGTCGCGCAGTCGGCGTACGAGGACGGCTGGGGAGCACCGGTCGACTGGTTGCGCGAGGCGGAGGAGTACTTCCACGGCGCCGGCCTCCAGGCGGTCGCCGGCGCCTGCCGGGCCCTGCTCCGCGGGATGGGTGCGCCGGTCCGGCAACGACGCACGGGTACCGAGCAGGTGCCGCCGGATCTGCGCCGGTGCGGCATCACCGTCCGCGAGTTCGAGGTGGCCCGGCTGCTCGCCGAACGGATTGGCAACAAGGACATCGCCGGCCGACTGCACATCTCGCCGCGCACCGTGGAGAAGCACGTGGCGAGCCTCCTCCAGAAGACCGGCCACCCCAACCGGGCGGCATTCGCCTCCGCCACCCGCGACCTGGTCACCGCTTCCGGTGCCACCGTGCCGAACGCCGCGCCGGCGGTCAGCTTCGCGATGTAG